The Primulina eburnea isolate SZY01 chromosome 18, ASM2296580v1, whole genome shotgun sequence genome segment ctctctctgatcacaaaaacaacatcggccgtctgctggaccaactctggtcccaacatcttcctctcgccaacctcatcccaatacaaaggtgatctgcacttcctgccataaagtgcctcatacggtgccatccctatcgacgcctggtagctattgttgtacgtgaactccacaagtggcaatttagaatcccagctaccagaataatcaatagtacaagctctgagcatatcctcaagaatctgaatgactctctctgactgaccgtcgctctgagggtgataagctgtactgaacgctaaccgcgaacccatagctctgtgcagactcttccaaaactcggaggtaaatctggggtcacgatcagacacaatcgacacaggcacaccatgaagtctaacaatctccgctatgtaatcctcggcatactgattcatggagtacgtcgtcttgactggaagaaagtgcgctgacttggtcaatcgatcaacgataacccaaatggaattataacatttctgcactctgggaaggccagtcacgaaatccatcgtaatgtgctcccacttccactgaggaatcggcaaagatagcaatgtcccagaaggtctctggtgctcaatcttcacctgctgacaagtaaggcactgagaaatgaacaaagcaagatctttcttcatacctggccaccagtagagtcgacgaagatcctgatacatcttcgtactgcctggatgaatcgaatatggcgcggtatgagcctctgtcagaatgtgccgtcgaatatcatcgccaacaggaacacaaatacggcctctgaaagtcaccaaaccgtcACCATccgaaccaaactctgagttccctctctcctctgctctagctctcaactctgtcaactgaacatcagtcgactgctctctacggatcctgtccgtcaatgtagcccgaatgaccaacgctgaaaggcgagcaatggttcccggaactaccaaagaaatatcctctcgctgcaaatccatcaacaactgcctctgaatcaaagaactcaaagaagcactcgacttccggctcaaagcatcagccacaacattcgccttccctgggtggtaactgatagtcacatcataatctttgacaaactctaaccacctcctctgccgcatattgagctctttctgagagaacagatacttcaaactcttgtggtctgtgaagatctcacacttttcgccatacaagtaatgtctccaaatcttcaggacgaaaaccacagctgctagctccaaatcgtgcgtcggataattcttctcatagtctttcaactggcgagaagcataggcaatgtccttacctcgctgcatcagcactgcaccaaggtctctcttcgacgcatcggtatagacaacgaaatcctcagaaccactgggcaatgaaagaacaggagctgtcgtcaatctatccttcagctcttggaatgcactctggcaatcgatggaccactcgaacttcacagtcttcctcgtcagattgggcaatggcagggcaatcttggaaaaatcagAAATGAAAcaacgataataacccgccaaaccaaaaaaactacgtacctcagagacagtggtaggaataggccaattctgaatcgcctctatcttcaatggatcaacagcaatgccatccctcgaaacaacatggcctaggaaagaaatctgatccagccaaaactcacacttcttcagcttggcaaacaacctcctctctcgcaacaactgaagaaccactctgagatgctctgcatgaagctctctggtcttggaatagatcaagatatcgtcgatgaagacaatgacgaagctatccagataaggcttgaacacaaggttcatcagatccataaagactgaagggcattggtcaaaccaaaagacataacaagaaactcatagtgaccatacctggtcctgaacgctgtcttagggatatcagactccctaaccttcaactgatagtagcccgaccgaagatcaatcttcgaaaagacagtagcaccatggagctgatcaaacaaatcatctatccgtggcaacggatacttattcttgacagtcactttgttgagctccctgtagtcgatacacagacgcaaagaaccatccttcttcttgacaaaaagaaccggagctccccaaggcgaagaactcggtcgaatgaaacccttgtccactagatcctgcaactgcgccttcaactccttcatctcggtaggagccattcggtacggagccttagaaataggaaccgtacctggaactaaatcgatcgaaaactcaacatccctatccgacggcaaacccggaacatcatcctcaaacacatcagcaaactccctcacaacatcgatatcatcaatattcaacttaatcagtctatccacatccacaatagaagccataaacacatcacaacctctacacatcaacttatcagcctcaagacaagaaataaaaggaaggaccagcgaagtacctgtgctggcgagaactcctccctggccatcatctgcaaaagtcaccttcttagcaacacaatcgataactgcacggtaagtcgaaagccaatccatgccaagaataacatcaaaggcgaCCATCGGGatgacaatcaaatcagcaaaaacctcCCTATCAACAATACGAACGGGGCAAGCATACActatcgatgtcgggcacaagacatctcctgaaggcaaaacaacactaagttggaggggaagaacagaaggaactatacccaaagatctcaaaaacaattcagacataaaagaatgagtagcaccagtatctatcaaagtcgtagctactctgcctgaaatcaaaatagtactagagatcaatgaagaatcatgattaataccttccttcgtcatcgcaaagatacgaccctgcaccttcccttggctagctcctctcgGACAATCTCTGgtaacgtggcctgccgtgccacaacgatagcaagactgagtgccaaatctgcactctcctcgatgatgcttgccacacttaggacacagtggcttctcgggatcaactggaactggcggtggtctaggactcgactccatcttgcccttgcccttgaaacgatccctgcccctctgattcgagccTTGGCCTCTCTGAGtaacagcttggtgcctctcctgTCTCTCTCTAGTGATGTCCTTatcgtcttgctcggccaacaaagctttggacacgatctccttgaaagtcacggccttggacatgttgatatcacgacgaatctcagctctaaggcctcgaataaaatgagcgcctttgtctttgtcattggaagcaatgtaaggagcaaacaagcaaccctcctcaaacttgagaatatactgaccaacatccaagctcccctatagaagctccaagaactccgtaaccttcctcacTCGAAGTGCGTCTggaaaatacttgtcatagaacaagtctgtgaactctgacacttcaatgtcgcaacagtcacaccaaccttcgtagcattccaccaaatgcgggcagccttaaccaacatgaaaacggcacaactgatcctgtctttgtcctcgtactggagatgatcgaagatcgcctctaaagccttgacccactcgacaacaactaaaggatcggtgctacctgcaaaTTCccgtggatccattctcttgaaagcggAAAAGAcgacatcagtgccaactgcttGAGCTATtggaactctaccttggcctctaccctgtcctgttccttgcatacgaatgagctgctgaatctgctcgctatgaaccttagcctgctccttaagcaacttgccgaactcatcgacaaatctagaggaagaactatcctcaccctctacagctttcctcttaggtggcatactctacaatttctcacaagacaccaatcaatagataacaatgaatagatagatgcaaagaaaacatacccggacagttgaaagtagacgaagtcatatgcattggtccgaagaaccggtgctctgataccactaaatgtaacaccaatcaatagatagataacaatgaatagatacatgatcattcaaatgatatacaaaatacaaaacaatcatttctatgatcatgtcccaaaatacttgcaaaaacatcatccttccaatcttcgtatgaatatgacctctgaccacagtcaacgtcctggtccgtcactcttatctgcatcacatgaaaataactgaaatgagtataaaaactcagcaagtggaactctagatagcaatgatacatagtatactctgtaaatcatgactttgaaatcataaataacatcagctctgaaacataaatactgtagcaataactgtagcaatagcaatagcaatagataggaatacgatggtattctcttttctctgattggattgatatcaatagtatctctgactgtggttgcaaatatcccatcgatataaatcgataactgtgagggataaaagactatggtcgttgatcaactaattgcatgcaatgctctgactatgattcaatcaatccaataaaacatttgaactctgagtagcatttaaagccgtcgtttcacaatctcttattttctcttgtattcccttttaacaatagtgagacatcaatgcctccaatagataatcaatgggatcaatacataacaatgaatgaattgaagggaatatcactttaaaatctttgaaatacaatacatataacatcatgtgagcaaagggatgaaattccacttacaaccaatagaacacctccaaactatactcttggtacaccacctacaacaataatccataaataacaccaaaaatcatctctatatccaaaaatacaagtcaaataatccattaaaccaatcaatacatcaacctatagcatctcattaccaaaaaccaatgtagaactcaaccaaaaacttacctaagcttcctctcaccacgtagaagctcgatttcaagtcgaaaatccaactagatccaagaatcaaaggtaggaagtgaatgaaatggtagaaaaccctaagaaaatgagaggaaatcggaaatgaaggaagaagataaggtaaggtatggccaacaactcccaaaaagtcacttaaaatctcgcccataccttgaccgcgggtgcgctgccacaagcaccgcgggtgcgctgagctcacggcattccaacaaaattcccatgcacgatgaccgcgggtgcggcgctgctaacaccgcgggtgcggtccttgcactaccgcgggtgcggtgctgccacGGCCtcccaaaaccaaaatcatgaacagtacaccgcgggtgcactcctctaagagcgcgggtgcactcttgcttcggcaatgaacaaaaccaatgcaactaaaatcgatccgtaacactgaaacgacgcaaccaacaacatctaatacaacaaccaagccacaaacaataataccaactaaactataacccataacacgactaaaatcatctaaatcataaaacccaataaacacacgaaacttaaatcgtaccgtacaccaggctcggctattacaatatcattcttctaatcccagcatatgaatatctaacaaatcTAACTTCGAAGCTGATGAAATACATACACAGACATACGGTATAATTTCTTCggtctgacttcacatatctacgGAATAATCTATTCAGAACACATAGAATAATCATCTTtatattcttcaatcaagaacagTACAAGTCTAATGTTCaaactcaatcaatatcttccacaattcataacaattgcataaccagtctattctgaaatctgacttcgattatacaatgtctacagcagcagaaacgccatatctgaatcacatgcaattctagcaacatcatatttccaaaacgtctcaaaacgtaataaaacttacgtccttgtgtagctcaagTCGAGaagaacacgatactgcgttcagatttgaattctgatagacggatcttccacaatcgcaaatctaaaaggcgtaaggattttctttccaaaatctCGTCCCTTTTTCCAATTTTTCTGAGGAATAACGTGTCAatcagttatatatatatatatattgcatgcaaagtaAAAAACGTGGCATAGCTTTTCATGcgacacgcacgaccgcgggtgcggtcttaactttaccgcgggtgcggtgtctgcaccgcgggtgcgctctggctagcaccgcgggtgcgctccaactcCAGTAGCCAAACTCGTACCTACTGTacttcgaccgcgggtgcggtctttcccctagcgcgggtgcggtcttgcaagttctgagaattatatttttggtccgtgcaacatcccataatcttatctgatcaattctacaagtcttgggacattacattaatcttgtctgattaattctacgacaattcttgggcattacaataattgtacatatgaatgttaaacttccgctgtaaaataattgtacatatttgaaataagaatgtaaatatttgtagataatccttaaattattgtagaaaatatttaaatttttatctacaaTATCTTTGTGGGTGCCCGTtcgctaatcatgttctaaaTCATCATTGagattaattaatcaattaatataaacagggtctaatttttttttaaaataatgcggaatgtagtgacataaaaacatatatacatctcagtatataaaagtacaagttctgtaccacatacatttatttaactaaggtttaacatctAATGTCAAGCGTCCAACCCTATCTCCAATCCAAGTctggagcctccactctaatcacgatcactcttcatcttctcgaccctgaacctgtcccacctgttgtcatgtacacatacagacaagacaacagccggataactccggtgagaataaatcccagtataaatcaacgaaacatgcaatcataagataaacataaaagcatagACAGATAACATCaattatatatcaaaagctgaaacataatcaatatcgaactgtcgacaatgctcgtgactccacgattcagactagactcaatcctagcctagggatcccggtttcgaAATGTGGttttcctatatcgaattccgtaatagaaggaacagtaattctatttactcgatataaccaaatatggtgttcctaaaTCGAtttacgatataaccaaatatggtattcctatatcgaattccgtaatagaagaaattccaattctatttactcgatataacaaaacatccggtgtcctgacctaaccgtcatggactgtagctctattgctaatatcctatcttgggacattgtgcaatgtgcccgtggcgataccaccactatcaggcacttctgtcacaagattactctgATCGATATAAAATCAATCCatgcgataccaccactatcaacACCTGTcttctataattcaagaaaacaagtacatcagtcaattcactgcaaatgtcaatgcaataaagtaaagtatgtgatttagggaaactcgagtcaaacctcactcgagttgtgcaatcccaactcaacattaatttatacctttatcttctcgctcagaagaagaagaagaagtcccgactctatctcggtccattcccaatctgataataacaataccgaacagatataatatcaatattcaactcaattcaatacatgttctgattaatattcaaatcaaaatatACGCTGATCGATATAAAATCAAAATACACTATAATCCATAAGGACCATATCATGATATAATCGAAATAACTACAGAatatgatcaatatcaattaactgatgtttcgacggtataacaatgctgacaatatcataataccagaacatcacagatataataccagaactcataattaaTATCGAtgccagtcataatctcaataacaatatacatctgatatgaattcttagtcaaatcgaatccaaaaatcataacaattccataatcaatctgtttctcaatctgacttcgattctatgatgtctaacatgacaagaacatcatatatgaatcctattcaattctgaaaatatcataatttcagaacatgtgaaaacgtagcaaaacttacgtccagttgtagctatCGTTGTTAGGAACATAGTGCTGTACttggattcaaaatcaaacggacagatcaaaataaaaaggcgtaaggatttttggTAAACCTCCTCggcccttttctcgatttcttccTTCTTTCCTTCTGAAAATCGTTTGttgatatgtatgtatgtatatatatacatataaacgtCGCCCCATACAACCAAGTGGCGAGTTTACGTGctgcatgactggcgcatatgcgcccataatgccgcgcatatgcgccgaaggtTCGGCCTTCCAACTCtccacccgcgcatatgcgccacactTTCTGCCAACATCGCGCAGGTGCGCGGCttacgtcgcgcatgtgcgcgtaatGCTCTGTTCCGTCACCTTGGctactggagtgctcgcgcatatgcgcgcactggcaccgcgcatatgcgcgagacctactgtctcagcACATatttcctcgcgcatgtgcgcgcaccatccggcgcatatgcgcccaactcTCTGGACGTTCGGCGCATGACTCGCGCAtctcatcgcgcatgtgcgcgaatgcacACACTCGCACTTATATTCCACGTCTGTTCTCGCCTTTCCCAGTCCGATCCGatccgtctataattaccttaatgaaacaataaatcattccagataaatatcagattacggtaattatacccaaatcatttcagattacgggaatcaaattctcgggccttacaatctttctaataataataatggtaaaaataaaaatagaagttcaataaagaaagattgaaggtaaatgtggcacctagtaagggaataattatgaattcctaAACCGGGCGCCAcagaggtggtatcagagcctaggtTTCTTAGAGCCAAGAGTCTAGAGACATGAGCCtaagatttattataatgtcatacattaatttttatgttttccTCATAATTGAAATGTCTCTTTTCAGGATGACTCAGTTTGcttgttatgtttgtattttGCTTTGGTATTGtaaatatttgaaacatgtcttgtttataAATAAAACTTATTGTTTACCCTCTGATATAACTAAGTACATTCATTGCAAGATATGTTCATATTTTATACTTATGTGTTTAGAATGACGTCTTCACAAAATAGTACTCAAGCCAGAATCGGACAAGACATCCCCCCTCAAGATGACCACAACTCGGCAATGGGTGGAAATTCGAGAAACGCTCAACACGATCCCctccaagaacaaaacatacaaaatatgtttgaaataatgcaTCAATTTGTGCAGTTTTGTCAGCAAAATCAACCAGGACCTCATGATCAAGCTCAAGAACATCACCTTGAGGCAAATGATCGAGCTCTTGAGATATTTTTGAGATTCAAACCGCCAAAGTTTGAAGGAAAACAAGATGCTTGTCAAGCAGAATCTTGGCTaagcaaaatcaacaaaatattttctattctcAAATATCCTAAAGAAAAAAAGGTGAATTTTTCCACTTACTTATTTGAAGAAGCAGCTCATAACTGGTGGCGTACGGTGGAACATAGGTGGACAAAGAATCACACCCCAAAAACGTGGGAAAATTTTCTGCAAGAGTTCGAAGGTAAATATATAACTCAAGTTATATTAAATACCCGAGAACGGGAATTTATGGATTTAGTCCAAGGTGACATGACCGTAGCTCAATATGAGGCAGAATTCCACCGTCTTATACATTATGCACCACACTACATGGAAGATGAGGTGAGAAAAGGGTTAAAGCTCGATATTCGTTGGGCAACACTGTCCACaaaatgaaagcggaccggttacggtggccggaaacgcaacggaagcacaaaatcgaaatttttaaggcaaaaattcggccacctcatggttttatgcaatatttacaaaaacaaaacaccattcataggatgttaaagaaatgtacctatcaactttaaaaagttgattgtggctccaactttgttgactagcaacaaagctcttgaatggatgaagatcttcaagcctcctccttactccaaaattaagcccaccaccaactaggtaaatcccctcacaatttgcactagaaaaatgtgaggatttttcaaagagaagtgtgtttattcctcaacaattgaagaacacaaaagaagaaaattttggAGAGAATGTAGTAGAGGTTTCGGCCATGGCTATGTGAGAATGGGGGAGAATGAGTTGTCTTGGGGGTGCAAAAAGTAGAtccaaaaaagttgcatgccatgtattattttaatcaaaagtattccccaactcttcacctcccatgcatgcatattatatagtttttaatcaaattaaaaactttggactaaatttaaatatctcaaacatatttgagactaattaaacattacttgaatttactcaagtcccactagtttaaataattattttaattgagctctacaagactcaatattatttaattaatccaacacttgaattaatttaattatttgggctctactaggtccactagtatttaattaattcaacacttgaattaatttatttagtccataataatatttatgaaaatcacaattttcaattgcaTTATTCTcatggccaaattttaatttaggaacacttccataaatcaaaatttacatttctctcatagaagtcatacttctatttttccttacacttataaacacatttataagtcgttcaacactttgaactattttctcctttatagaagtcatacttctaaattttacttacgcttataaacacctttataagccgttcaacacattgaactaatttacttctcatcgggatttacaaagctagtacttgtgtggccctcaatggttcattgatacaactagccgtgggttcacatctccatgtgattcggactaaacatgtccttattcgagcataccccaattgctccat includes the following:
- the LOC140819112 gene encoding uncharacterized protein; translation: MGGNSRNAQHDPLQEQNIQNMFEIMHQFVQFCQQNQPGPHDQAQEHHLEANDRALEIFLRFKPPKFEGKQDACQAESWLSKINKIFSILKYPKEKKVNFSTYLFEEAAHNWWRTVEHRWTKNHTPKTWENFLQEFEGKYITQVILNTREREFMDLVQGDMTVAQYEAEFHRLIHYAPHYMEDEVRKGLKLDIRWATLSTK